One Nothobranchius furzeri strain GRZ-AD chromosome 7, NfurGRZ-RIMD1, whole genome shotgun sequence genomic window, TTATTCCATGACAAGCACATGTTTGTTTTGCCCTGAATAAATGTTTTTAAGGTGTTCTATTTAAACCTTTATGTATTTTTAACAACACAAACACATGTTTTTATTAACTGTAACCACTGGGatgacattttattttaattggcATAATCCAAACCTGCACTGTGGTTTCATGTTGTCTACAAGTGAGAACAAGCACCTTCATAGTAATACTAAGTAGACTTAAAACTACTGAGAAACGTCCTCGGCCCACATCTCCTTCGTCCTCTGCGAAACTTTCTAGCTCCGCCCACTCACTCACACCGCAGCAGTGGCTGATGTCACTGAGCTCCCTGGAACAGGCGCCCAGCAGCGATGTGTGAACATGAAGCAACATGATATCTTCAGTGATGTCAGTCGCAGGCCCAGCCGTGATGACACCCATCTCTTTTCACATGACTGGATTATTCAGCAGACACCACAGGCAGTGTTGGATAGGAAACTAAACTAGCTCCATATCGTACTCATTTATATCTCTGTGACTTTGGGTATTTTAACAAATTGTTGAAAATACTTCTTTTTTTAATGCATCTAGTTTTAAAGCAAAAACACCTCAAATGATTAAACTAGTCATAACACTCTGCAGATTGTTTGTTTCTTCATAATTATCATGGCTGAGACGATTAACAGATCACTTTAACAGCGAATGAATCTGCTTCAGTTTGGCTTTACTCTGTTGTTTCAGACAGATCTATAACTTCTGATTTATTCTGCTAATTTGTTCAAATCTAAAGCCTTGCCGACGTTTACAGCATTTAGTAATTACTCATACCTAGATATTTGCCTATGAATTTATTGGTTCAGTCCTGTCATGTGACTGGTTTGTTTTGGTTTTCCAGACTTTTGTGGTAACGTGACCAACTACCAGCAGGAGATCCCGATGCTCGCCGTTCCAATGGCTGGTGAAGGCCCCAGGTACCAGCGTCACAGGGTGTCTCCAGAGATGTTTCTGCAGAGGAGGGAGCTGAGGTTAAGGCTCAACAGGTAGACCAAACTGATTACATCACAGGTTTGATGGTAGAACTCAACAGTGGGTTTAATACAAACTCATATTAGATGTTTGTCAGGTAACATCAGAAAGCTCCCTGTAGCAATAGTTATCCTCCATCATGGTTTAGTTGCTTATTTGCTTCACTGTGAAAAACGAGGCAGCTCACGACCTGCTTTTGTGTGCGTCAGTGCTCTTGATTGTTTTTCTTCTGGTGTTAAACTCTGTTTCAAGTAGATTTAATCAAACTTTTCTTCAACATTGTTTCACTCAGCTGTGCAAATAAACATATTACTGCATCTGATAAagatttttggttatttttaaaacacaggaaagggttctctttaccttgctgacagtttcgtttgctgactgcaaaacatcctcagagctgacgctgatggtggcgtcactcccTACTCCGTTtatgtttgcatgggatttcataaatgactccacatttaagtcttttgacattttgtgtatggtggggtgttgaaaatgaaaataaccaggcagaccgacgggaccctaagcaTAAACACacataggaaaccaacacacacagaccaatatctattatggacatcagaacaccgtaccatacacaaaatgtcagtaatcagaacactatatcaccgagcaaacatgataacagaagaaatagaccgtaaacaagaggacaaacacatacaacatgctttaaagacctggggatacccgacatgggcgataaacaaaggaaaacaacaaacaacaacagaaagaaaagaacaaccaaagcaaagaaccagaaacccagaaagacaagaaccaaaaccagtgataactctaccgtacatcaaaggcataacagaaaaaataagagcaacaatgaaaaaacacaacataaacacaccaacaaaaccatacacaacagttagaaacagactagtgcacccaaaagataagataccagctggacttaaatgtggagtcatttacgaaatcccatgcaaactctgcaataaaacttaCATagaagaaaccggacgccaactcaacacacgaacaatagaacatagaaaggagtgtgagaaagaaacaagtcgaagacacacaagagcagcaaaacaagaagcagaacgcactataaagaagtcagccgtaacagatcactgcacaagagaaaaccatataatggactgggacaacacaaggatcataaacaccgaacaacagaaatacaaaagatggataaaagaagctatagagataaggagacatggatgtgggaccatgaacagagatgatgggatctacacattggatcatgcatgggactgcatcaccagagaggggagagcaggcagcagagggcaacaacgtcctctgctgcctgcggataaaacagagcaggaagtgacgccaccatcagcatcagctctgaggaagtttgcagccgcaaacgaaatgcCAGCAAGGCAaggaaaaccttatctgtgtttacaaAAGAAcccaaaatggaattagaaaccagactcagtaagaacacaccaaagatgataAAGGATCTTCTGATGATGTTACTTCTTCCAGGGAAGCAGCAAAAAGGAGTCGGCAACGGAAGGCACAGTATTTAACATTCCTGAGAAATCGCGTGGAGGAGttggaaaataaaaacaagatgCTGAAAGAGGAACTTCGAGCCTTAAGAAGCATGTACGGAGCCCCCGCTGAACTTAAACCACTTTTATGTGCCGTAAAAACTCAGCATTAAATCTCAGTAACAAAAAATGTTCAGTGTGTTTGCTCGATGGTGTCTCAGGATTAGCCACTGCAAGGAGCAATGCAGGAACAGAAGAGTGCTTGCTACAGCATACATCTGAGAAGGCAGGTCTGCCAAGTGGTGAGAGGAAGATGGATGACTTGTTTATCTCCTGTAAATCAAAAACAAGGTGTTGGACCTTCAGCTGCTGGGGCTGAGCAAACATGGCCCTCTGCTTGGCTTCACACCACTAATAACAACACATTACAGATTAGTGTTTTAAAAACTTTAGCTATAATCTAAAGCGGCTGATGTGGAAGGAAGTCATATGTTTAATGACGTTTAATCACGTTCTCTTTCTGAAATAGAATGTGCTTAAAATCCTCTTAAAGGAACCAATAAAGTAGATTTAAAAGAGATGACCCGACCCTCGAGTTTTCTAATGCATTTGTTTGGTTATGCGTCACTTCCGCTGAAACAGTATAACAGTGGGAAACAGAATCTGATACCTGGTGGGGTTCGCCTCACACCTGAGGCTTTTGTGAAAACCCTTTCCTGACCATTAAGTAACAAAAGACAGCTAATCTTCACCCCCTCACAGAGAAAATTGGGTTACGAAACAGGAATGACACAAACTGAACATCAGCTTATTTAGTGCCGCCTCGTCAATAAGCCCGGCTGTGATGATATAATAATAACTATTTCAGTTTGAGTGTATTGTTTTTAAATAAGTCACCAATCTAACAAAGACTGGCTCAGTTTTGCTTTTTTGTTTAGCACTCAGATCCAATTGGATTCAATCATTGGTGCAAATGCGTCTATTGAACAGCAGGGGGCGCCCCAGCAGCACGCTTGATTAAACAAACCAACGCGATCACTCCAAAAGCGATCACTAGACCAAAttattgctttgcaaagttttttaaataatatatttatttagtctagcTTGCCAGGTTTTATTCTCTCAAATATCAGCTGCCGAAATTTGCCTCCCCCTGTTGTGGGAAGGCGCATTTGAGTAACAAGGCAGCCTATTAATGTTTGTTATCTGCATGCTTCCAGGAATGATAGCTATGGACAGATGCATGAAATAAATGACTGCTTGTAACATGTTTTATTTGTATTAATACGTCTTTCAAAGATTTGTAATTTAGTCATATTGCTGTTTTTAAAACAACAGCAAAAGAGTTTAAGCAaacacaaaatttaaaaaaaaatctgtaaaacATTAGTCTCAAACGTGTTCAAAAACTTTATTTAACCCTTTTTTCATCGTGTTTCTAGTCAAAACCCAAACATTTTCAGGAGAAACACGGATTAGCAATGTGTTCACATTATGCATGTATTAGCAATAGCCTCGTTGCTCACAAAGATGCACATTTCGGCAGGCGTGCTTTTCTAGGCACAACACCTGGCTTACAGTAGCATTTCAAATACAAATTTTCAAGCAGCATATGTGTGGAGTTATCTGGTTTTCACATAGAACTGCTTAAAATACATTCAGAACACAAGAACACATCACTGTTTTATTACATAGTTGTAACCACCGCCCTTTTGAACCGGAAACGTTTCCGTTACTGCCCAACAATATGTTCAAGTTCCTCAATAAAAAGTGTTTTCTCTTGGTTTTCAACATCTCGAACAGCAAATGGAATAAATAACCTTCCAGTTAAACCTCAGTTGTAAGTAA contains:
- the LOC107396975 gene encoding cAMP-responsive element modulator, with the protein product MKKEESTQPCDSEPWTPTGDFQQANHSGYFEGSQPGLPPTASMTTLQTSQLIPTFYLLSYNLPLMSGVLIQNQPPVAVNTAQPLQPASVVEQGNRDVAAGPQAGDFCGNVTNYQQEIPMLAVPMAGEGPRYQRHRVSPEMFLQRRELRLRLNREAAKRSRQRKAQYLTFLRNRVEELENKNKMLKEELRALRSMYGAPAELKPLLCAVKTQH